A stretch of Imperialibacter roseus DNA encodes these proteins:
- a CDS encoding nuclear transport factor 2 family protein: MRTQLLTVCLAMFALTAFGQKELLDAEKYRFEVMAKKDTKTLETILADDLMYTHSHGGVDGKAKIIESVAAGTYKNVEILEQNPISWGNTGVISGKARFLIGDPKGDRTIILKYTDVYRKEKGTWKLAAWQSLLVTE; encoded by the coding sequence ATGCGTACACAATTATTGACTGTCTGTCTGGCTATGTTTGCTTTGACAGCTTTTGGCCAGAAGGAACTACTGGATGCTGAAAAATACCGGTTCGAGGTGATGGCAAAAAAGGATACCAAGACACTTGAGACGATTCTTGCCGACGACTTGATGTATACTCATTCGCACGGTGGCGTTGACGGCAAAGCCAAAATCATTGAATCGGTGGCCGCTGGCACCTACAAAAATGTAGAGATTCTTGAGCAAAATCCGATTTCGTGGGGAAATACAGGCGTAATCTCAGGAAAGGCCCGTTTTCTGATAGGCGACCCAAAGGGAGATCGTACGATTATCCTTAAATACACTGACGTTTACCGCAAGGAAAAAGGTACCTGGAAGCTCGCCGCCTGGCAATCTTTGCTGGTTACTGAATAA
- a CDS encoding DUF350 domain-containing protein, with protein sequence MNYNIAILGLIEIVSAVTIGIFILAITYKILQWVGRRYYKISESNLAYSIFTASIMFSVGFMINEVIQPLISSFRLLNQDAASYVLALRYIGQGAVYIAIAYCASIVIALLSTSLYARLTPIDEFEEIRKNNVGIAIIIGSIIITLTLLTKSGVGLLIESIIPYPQLPPK encoded by the coding sequence ATGAACTATAACATCGCCATACTTGGGCTCATCGAAATAGTGTCGGCCGTTACTATCGGCATCTTCATCCTTGCCATTACCTACAAAATATTGCAATGGGTGGGTAGAAGGTATTATAAGATCTCCGAAAGCAACCTGGCCTACAGTATTTTCACTGCCAGCATCATGTTTTCGGTTGGTTTTATGATCAATGAGGTAATTCAGCCACTTATTTCCTCGTTCAGGCTTCTAAATCAGGACGCTGCCAGCTATGTGTTGGCCTTGAGGTATATTGGGCAGGGCGCTGTTTACATTGCCATTGCCTACTGCGCTTCCATTGTGATAGCGCTGCTGAGCACCTCCCTGTATGCCCGGCTCACTCCTATCGATGAATTTGAAGAAATAAGAAAAAACAATGTAGGCATTGCCATCATCATTGGTAGTATCATCATAACCCTTACCTTGCTTACCAAAAGTGGCGTGGGGCTTTTGATAGAGTCCATCATTCCCTACCCTCAATTACCTCCTAAATAA
- a CDS encoding acylase yields MRSPIQLTFILVSLFIFQWCESPQQGASEFTTDEINRWEATASRVTIIRDNWGIPHIYGKTDADAIFGMMYAQCEDDFKRIETNYLTSIGRMAEVEGEKALYTDLRQRLFINEEEIKALYDQAPEGMKEQMKGFADGINYYLYKHPEVKPMLLTRFEPWMPLTFSEGSIGGDIESISTENLEAFYGGKPASPVSSVYTYEPEPEPTGSNGFAIAPSNSASGNSLLLINPHTSFFFRSEQHVVSEEGLNAYGAVTWGQYFIYQGFNEHCGWMHTSSAADVIDEFAETIVEKDGKYFYKYGEEERALEASEVTLKYKDGEQIASKTFTIYKSHHGPIVGEEGGKWIAVGLMQDPLNALSQSYMRTKAATYNEFNNNMRLRTNSSNNTVYADDQGNIGYYHGNFMPIRDPRFDYSGVIDGSNPATDWQGLHKIEELVSLRNPESGWLQNCNSTPFTAAAGFSPKPEHYPVYMAPDSENARGIHAVRVLEGKTNFTLDKLIEAAYDPYLVGFENLVPSLVQAYEKSTDKNAELAAPIKVLKEWDLRFGEESVGTALAIFWAQELMRDLYETKGVRLRQLAMIDYMTTEVEPQMKLNALKKAVDKLTADFGSWETAWGEINRFQRVEGAIREPFNDELASNPIAYTSSMWGALSAFGSRPYPGTKRWYGTGGNSFVAVVEFGDTVKAKAIVTGGQKSDPASPHFNDQAEMYRKGEFRDVLFYRADIEAVAEKTYKPGE; encoded by the coding sequence GTGAGAAGTCCAATCCAACTGACCTTTATTTTAGTTTCCCTGTTTATTTTCCAGTGGTGCGAATCGCCACAGCAGGGCGCTTCAGAATTCACCACTGACGAAATCAACCGTTGGGAGGCCACCGCCTCTCGTGTCACCATTATTCGGGACAACTGGGGCATTCCCCACATTTATGGGAAGACCGATGCAGATGCCATTTTTGGTATGATGTATGCACAATGTGAAGACGACTTTAAGCGTATTGAGACCAATTATTTGACCTCTATTGGGCGGATGGCTGAGGTGGAAGGCGAGAAAGCACTGTATACTGACCTTCGGCAACGGCTTTTTATCAATGAAGAGGAGATAAAGGCCCTTTATGATCAGGCCCCGGAGGGGATGAAAGAACAAATGAAGGGCTTTGCTGATGGTATCAACTATTACCTTTACAAGCATCCTGAAGTGAAGCCGATGCTGCTCACCAGGTTTGAACCGTGGATGCCCCTCACTTTTAGTGAAGGGAGCATTGGTGGTGACATCGAATCCATTTCAACTGAAAACTTAGAGGCGTTCTATGGGGGGAAGCCAGCTTCTCCGGTTTCTTCAGTGTACACCTACGAACCCGAACCTGAGCCAACTGGCTCCAATGGGTTTGCCATCGCACCTTCCAACAGTGCCTCTGGCAATTCTTTGCTGCTTATCAATCCGCACACCTCTTTCTTTTTTCGCTCGGAACAGCATGTAGTAAGTGAAGAGGGGTTGAATGCCTACGGCGCCGTTACATGGGGGCAATACTTTATCTATCAGGGTTTCAACGAGCACTGCGGCTGGATGCATACTTCCAGCGCAGCTGATGTAATTGACGAATTTGCCGAGACAATTGTAGAAAAGGACGGCAAATATTTCTACAAGTATGGAGAAGAGGAGAGAGCCCTGGAGGCTTCGGAAGTCACTTTGAAGTACAAGGATGGCGAGCAAATCGCCAGCAAAACGTTCACCATCTACAAGTCGCACCATGGGCCAATTGTAGGGGAAGAAGGTGGTAAATGGATTGCTGTAGGTCTGATGCAGGATCCATTGAATGCCCTCAGTCAATCATACATGCGGACAAAGGCTGCCACTTACAACGAATTCAATAACAACATGCGGCTTCGTACTAACTCGTCGAACAATACGGTGTATGCCGACGACCAGGGCAATATCGGTTACTACCATGGCAATTTTATGCCCATCCGTGACCCCCGGTTTGATTATTCGGGCGTTATTGATGGCAGCAACCCGGCCACCGACTGGCAGGGGCTCCACAAAATCGAAGAACTCGTTAGTTTGCGGAACCCCGAAAGCGGTTGGCTTCAAAACTGCAATTCGACACCATTTACGGCAGCTGCCGGATTTAGTCCCAAGCCTGAACATTATCCCGTATACATGGCACCTGACTCGGAAAATGCAAGAGGCATTCACGCCGTTCGGGTGCTGGAAGGGAAAACGAACTTTACACTTGACAAGCTGATTGAAGCAGCATATGATCCGTATTTGGTGGGTTTCGAAAATCTTGTTCCTTCGCTTGTGCAAGCCTATGAAAAATCTACTGATAAAAACGCTGAGCTGGCAGCCCCGATCAAAGTGCTTAAAGAGTGGGATTTACGTTTTGGGGAAGAATCGGTAGGTACGGCGCTGGCCATCTTCTGGGCCCAGGAATTAATGCGGGACTTGTACGAAACAAAAGGCGTTCGGCTAAGGCAACTGGCTATGATTGACTATATGACTACCGAAGTGGAGCCACAAATGAAGCTCAATGCATTGAAAAAAGCAGTTGACAAGCTGACAGCCGATTTTGGTAGCTGGGAAACAGCCTGGGGAGAAATCAATCGCTTTCAGCGGGTGGAGGGTGCCATCAGGGAGCCTTTCAACGATGAATTGGCAAGCAACCCCATTGCTTATACCAGCAGCATGTGGGGGGCTTTGTCGGCATTCGGCAGCAGGCCATATCCAGGCACTAAACGGTGGTACGGAACAGGTGGCAACAGCTTTGTGGCAGTAGTGGAGTTTGGTGATACAGTGAAAGCCAAGGCGATAGTCACTGGCGGGCAAAAGAGCGATCCGGCTTCACCGCATTTCAATGACCAGGCTGAAATGTACAGGAAAGGGGAGTTCAGAGATGTATTATTCTACCGGGCGGATATTGAGGCAGTGGCGGAGAAAACATATAAGCCGGGAGAATAG